A single Streptococcus thermophilus DNA region contains:
- the pheA gene encoding prephenate dehydratase, with the protein MDVGYLGPSGSFTHNAALKAFPEASLVSLGTITEVIKSYEEGRVDYAVIPVENSIEGSVHESLDYLFHQADIRAVAEIVQPIKQQLMASKHHAKIEKIFSHPQAIAQGKKYIKDHFPHAKIETTASTAFAARYVADNPDQPYAAIAPHAAAKEYGLEILAKDIQEIEKNYTRFWLLGSTVPEIPLNQINCKLTLALTLPDNMPGALYKALSTFAWRGIDLTKIESRPLKTVLGEYFFIIDCDYTKKKLAHFALEELTAVGIGYKILGAYQVYQI; encoded by the coding sequence ATGGATGTAGGTTATTTGGGCCCCAGTGGGTCGTTTACGCACAATGCAGCCTTAAAGGCATTTCCTGAGGCAAGCTTGGTTTCTCTAGGTACCATTACTGAAGTTATCAAGTCATATGAAGAGGGACGTGTGGATTACGCAGTTATTCCTGTGGAAAATTCCATTGAGGGATCCGTTCATGAGAGTTTAGACTATCTCTTCCACCAGGCAGACATTCGTGCTGTGGCCGAGATTGTTCAACCCATCAAGCAACAGTTAATGGCTAGCAAACACCATGCAAAGATTGAAAAAATTTTCTCACATCCACAAGCGATTGCTCAAGGGAAAAAGTATATTAAAGATCATTTTCCACATGCTAAAATTGAGACAACAGCCAGTACAGCCTTTGCGGCTCGCTATGTCGCAGATAATCCTGACCAGCCTTATGCTGCAATCGCTCCGCATGCAGCTGCCAAGGAATACGGTCTCGAAATTTTAGCTAAGGATATTCAGGAAATTGAGAAGAATTATACCCGTTTCTGGTTATTAGGGAGCACTGTTCCTGAAATTCCGCTCAATCAGATTAATTGTAAATTAACGCTTGCCTTAACTCTACCTGACAATATGCCAGGTGCACTTTACAAGGCTTTATCGACCTTTGCCTGGCGAGGCATTGACTTGACCAAGATTGAAAGCCGTCCTTTAAAGACGGTACTTGGCGAGTACTTCTTCATTATTGATTGTGATTATACAAAGAAAAAGTTGGCTCATTTCGCTCTTGAAGAGCTAACTGCAGTTGGAATTGGATATAAAATCTTGGGAGCTTACCAAGTCTATCAAATTTAA
- a CDS encoding IS3-like element IS981 family transposase (programmed frameshift), producing MKKRYSKEFKETLIAFYHSGQSVTQLSKEYDVAPATIYKWIDLCSKSNESSVSKADFLELKRQLAKVKEERDNLKKSIDHIRREKEVSAADMAQTIQTLALNVRLSCQLLDVPESSYYERINRHPSKTQLRRQYLSLKISQLFNANRGIYGAPKIHHPLLKQGEKVGLKLVQKLMKQLQLKSVVIKKFKPGYSLSDHINRKNLIQTEPTKKNKVWSTDITYIPTQQGWAYLSTIMDRYTKKVIAWDLGKRMTVELVQRTLNKAIKSQDYPEAVILHSDQGSQYTSLEYEELLKYYGMTHSFSRRGHPYHNASLEFWHGHLKREWVYQFKYKNFEEAYQSIFWYIEAFYNSKRIHQSSGYLTPNQFEKVSA from the exons ATGAAAAAACGCTATTCAAAAGAATTTAAAGAAACCCTTATCGCCTTCTATCATTCTGGTCAATCCGTCACCCAGCTGTCTAAAGAATACGACGTGGCCCCTGCAACAATTTATAAATGGATAGACCTCTGCTCTAAATCTAATGAAAGCTCCGTCTCTAAAGCTGATTTTCTAGAATTAAAAAGACAACTGGCTAAAGTTAAGGAAGAACGAGACA ATCTTAAAAAAAGTATTGACCATATTCGCCGAGAAAAAGAAGTGAGTGCTGCGGATATGGCTCAAACCATACAAACTTTAGCACTCAATGTCAGACTAAGCTGTCAACTCCTTGATGTTCCTGAATCAAGTTATTATGAACGGATTAACCGACATCCATCTAAAACTCAATTAAGGAGACAATACCTGTCACTCAAAATTTCTCAACTCTTCAATGCTAACCGAGGAATCTATGGTGCTCCTAAAATTCATCATCCTCTACTTAAACAAGGGGAAAAAGTCGGGTTAAAACTCGTACAGAAGCTAATGAAGCAACTTCAACTCAAGTCTGTAGTCATTAAGAAATTTAAGCCTGGATACTCACTAAGTGATCACATCAATCGAAAAAATCTCATACAGACTGAACCTACAAAGAAAAATAAGGTTTGGTCAACCGACATTACTTATATTCCTACTCAACAAGGATGGGCTTATCTCTCAACCATTATGGATCGTTATACTAAAAAAGTCATTGCTTGGGATTTGGGCAAGCGAATGACTGTAGAATTAGTGCAAAGAACTTTAAATAAGGCCATTAAATCACAAGACTATCCAGAAGCTGTTATTCTTCATTCTGACCAAGGAAGCCAGTATACGAGTCTAGAGTATGAAGAGTTGCTTAAGTATTATGGGATGACTCACTCTTTCAGTCGAAGGGGACACCCTTATCATAATGCCAGTCTTGAATTTTGGCATGGACATTTAAAAAGAGAGTGGGTGTATCAATTTAAATATAAGAACTTTGAAGAAGCCTATCAGAGTATTTTCTGGTACATCGAAGCCTTTTATAATTCAAAACGAATCCATCAAAGTTCAGGGTATCTTACACCTAATCAATTTGAAAAGGTAAGTGCTTAA
- a CDS encoding shikimate kinase, with protein sequence MAKVLLGFMGVGKSSVAPYLNGRFVDMDQVIEDKIGMSITDFFAKEGEASFRQIESETLEELLQEGDDVIISTGGGVVVTECNRKLLKKNRKHNVWLHSSFDVVYNRIKKDIKNQRPLFLNHSKEEFKAIYDGRMALYKGLADLVVTVDNRTPEEVARFIKWM encoded by the coding sequence ATGGCTAAGGTTTTATTGGGCTTTATGGGAGTTGGTAAGAGTTCCGTCGCCCCATACCTGAATGGTCGTTTCGTAGATATGGATCAGGTCATCGAAGATAAAATTGGAATGTCCATTACTGATTTCTTTGCCAAAGAAGGCGAAGCAAGTTTTCGTCAGATTGAGTCTGAGACTCTGGAAGAACTCCTTCAAGAGGGAGATGATGTTATCATCTCTACTGGTGGTGGTGTCGTTGTGACGGAGTGCAATCGTAAACTTTTGAAGAAAAATCGTAAGCATAACGTATGGCTTCACTCTTCTTTTGATGTGGTCTATAATCGTATTAAAAAGGATATCAAAAATCAACGCCCCCTCTTTCTCAATCATTCTAAAGAGGAATTCAAGGCCATTTATGATGGTCGAATGGCCCTCTATAAAGGTTTGGCAGATCTGGTTGTCACTGTTGATAATCGGACGCCAGAAGAAGTAGCAAGGTTTATCAAATGGATGTAG
- a CDS encoding ethanolamine utilization protein EutJ produces the protein MKVFFKKIPLVLSSLVLALFSLSNQINHYALIAQGIWFLASIGFMLILGRLILGFEKVREDLHNPVIASAFASYFMAAFLFASRLPLAQIGLSVTWVGLLGLYIAYIIFFSLRFMHPLSLNQVFPSWFVIYVGPAISLVTVPASVPTSIKGLILGLTGLATLALFPLVLWRMRQIAIPHLYRPILAILAAPLALLITSSIKSNQRPATIILLALLLFSQAFFFYALNLFVRLVKKGFMPLFAAFSFPLVNSVNAFRAATTSLGLVNPATQLVYKVEFVFVLVIMTYLLYHFLKLLYKALIQALNTKKQAGSV, from the coding sequence ATGAAGGTATTTTTTAAGAAAATTCCCTTGGTCCTATCTAGTCTAGTTCTTGCCCTCTTTAGTTTATCCAATCAAATAAACCACTATGCCCTGATTGCTCAGGGCATTTGGTTTCTGGCAAGTATAGGTTTTATGCTTATACTAGGACGCTTGATTCTTGGCTTTGAAAAAGTAAGGGAAGATTTGCACAATCCAGTCATTGCTTCGGCCTTTGCTAGCTACTTTATGGCTGCCTTTCTCTTTGCCAGCCGCCTTCCACTAGCTCAAATAGGCTTAAGTGTGACTTGGGTTGGGCTCCTTGGACTTTATATTGCCTATATTATTTTTTTCAGTCTGCGTTTTATGCACCCACTATCTTTGAACCAAGTCTTTCCAAGCTGGTTCGTGATCTACGTTGGACCTGCTATCAGTCTTGTGACAGTACCAGCTAGTGTTCCAACTAGCATCAAGGGACTTATTCTGGGACTAACGGGACTGGCGACACTAGCCCTCTTTCCACTTGTTTTGTGGAGAATGAGACAGATAGCCATCCCTCACCTCTATCGACCTATACTTGCCATTTTAGCAGCACCTCTGGCCCTTCTCATTACCAGCTCAATCAAGAGTAATCAAAGACCTGCAACTATTATTTTACTTGCCCTACTCTTATTCTCGCAAGCATTCTTTTTCTATGCTCTTAATCTCTTCGTAAGACTGGTTAAAAAAGGCTTTATGCCACTTTTTGCAGCTTTCAGCTTTCCCTTGGTCAATAGTGTCAATGCTTTTAGGGCAGCCACTACTAGTCTTGGACTAGTCAATCCAGCTACCCAATTGGTTTATAAGGTAGAGTTCGTCTTCGTTCTTGTCATCATGACCTATTTGCTCTATCATTTTCTAAAACTCTTATACAAGGCGCTTATACAAGCTCTTAATACCAAAAAACAAGCAGGTTCGGTGTGA
- the rlmD gene encoding 23S rRNA (uracil(1939)-C(5))-methyltransferase RlmD, whose protein sequence is MLNKNDIVEVEIVDLTHEGSGVAKVDGFVFFVDNALPGEVIRMRVLKLKKNIGFGKVEEYVTLSPSRNQDINATYLRSGIADFGHMTYTEQLKFKRKQVVDNLYKTAGISDVEVAETLGMETPYAYRNKAQVPVRRVKGQLETGFYRKNSHDLIPIEDFLIQDKEIDKLIVFVRDLLRRYDLKPYDEKEQTGLIRHLVVRRGHYSGQMMLVFVTTKPKVFRIGQVITKITEAFPSIVSIIQNINDKNTNAIFGKEFRTLYGQDTITDSMLGNDYEISAQSFYQVNTEMAEKLYQTAIDFSDLNSDSIVIDAYSGIGTIGLSFAKQVKEVYGVEVIETAVEDSKKNAERNGITNAHYVADSAENAMAKWSKDGIKPDVIIVDPPRKGLTESFIKASVAMQPEKITYVSCNPATMARDIKLYQDLGYELKKVQPVDLFPQTHHVEAVSLLVRAETSAK, encoded by the coding sequence ATGTTAAATAAAAACGATATTGTAGAAGTTGAAATTGTCGATTTGACACATGAAGGATCAGGCGTAGCCAAGGTCGACGGCTTTGTCTTTTTCGTGGATAATGCCCTACCGGGTGAAGTCATCAGAATGCGTGTGCTTAAGCTTAAGAAGAATATCGGCTTTGGTAAGGTTGAGGAGTATGTGACCCTTTCACCAAGTCGTAATCAGGATATTAATGCTACTTATCTTCGTTCAGGGATTGCTGATTTTGGGCATATGACTTACACTGAGCAGCTTAAGTTCAAGCGTAAACAAGTCGTCGATAACCTCTATAAGACAGCCGGTATCTCGGACGTAGAAGTTGCTGAAACACTAGGTATGGAAACACCTTACGCCTACCGTAATAAGGCGCAGGTGCCCGTTCGCCGTGTTAAAGGTCAGCTTGAAACAGGTTTCTACCGCAAGAATTCGCACGACTTGATTCCAATTGAAGATTTCCTCATTCAAGACAAGGAAATTGATAAACTCATTGTCTTTGTCCGTGACCTTCTCCGTCGTTATGACCTCAAACCTTATGATGAGAAGGAGCAGACAGGTTTGATTCGTCATTTGGTAGTTCGTCGTGGTCATTATTCAGGTCAGATGATGTTGGTCTTTGTAACGACCAAACCAAAAGTTTTCCGTATTGGCCAAGTCATTACTAAGATTACGGAAGCCTTTCCAAGTATTGTTTCAATCATTCAAAACATCAACGATAAGAACACTAACGCCATCTTTGGTAAGGAGTTCCGCACCCTTTATGGCCAAGACACCATCACAGACAGTATGTTGGGCAATGACTATGAGATCTCTGCCCAGTCTTTCTATCAGGTTAACACTGAGATGGCTGAAAAACTCTATCAAACAGCTATTGACTTCTCAGATCTAAACAGCGACAGCATTGTTATTGATGCCTATTCAGGAATCGGGACAATCGGTTTGTCATTTGCAAAACAGGTCAAGGAAGTCTACGGCGTTGAAGTCATCGAAACAGCCGTCGAAGATTCCAAGAAAAATGCAGAACGCAACGGCATTACAAATGCCCACTATGTGGCTGACTCAGCTGAAAATGCCATGGCCAAGTGGAGCAAGGATGGCATCAAACCAGACGTCATCATTGTGGATCCACCACGTAAGGGCTTGACTGAAAGCTTCATCAAAGCCAGCGTCGCCATGCAACCTGAGAAGATTACCTATGTCTCATGTAACCCAGCAACCATGGCGCGTGATATCAAACTTTATCAAGACTTGGGCTATGAATTGAAGAAAGTCCAGCCGGTTGATTTATTTCCGCAAACGCATCATGTTGAGGCGGTATCACTACTTGTACGAGCTGAGACTTCAGCGAAGTAG
- a CDS encoding LCP family protein, translating into MTKSNDVPFTYYERLRYSYLLKNLARLNGQQASEFNYLQGKLDAYEAERSYERYQGQRADYQEAWRQPYDNRSNYYQEPDYEDVNQLTEEGLPVYREEAPQLKPKRKKVQRRVPPSVISEPKSNPHSTKKTRHKKKRKLKKVVKLVFRCLSLGIVFLVLAMAYQFYKGTDLSAAGNNGKAYRPALVETFNGKDTKDGVNILILGSDQRVSQKSTDARTDSIIVVNVGNKEGKIKMVSFMRDTLVNIKGASETDYSQDLKLNTAFNIGEQNNHQGAELMRQTLKRNFDIDIKYYAMVDFETFATGIDTLFPDGVKINAKFSTIDGKKVSSVQVPDDLRMDKDGNVPNQTIKVGKQQMDGRTLLNYARFRKDDEGDYGRTKRQQQVMQAIMKQVKNPISLFKGPEALGKVYSLTSTNMSMTEMLDLGLSNAGSFKHGINSQTIPSDGDWIDSYDLYGGQGIEIDFDNYQSKLKELGFR; encoded by the coding sequence ATGACCAAATCTAACGATGTGCCATTTACGTATTATGAACGGTTACGTTACAGCTATCTTTTAAAAAATCTTGCCCGCCTTAATGGACAGCAGGCTTCGGAATTCAATTATCTACAAGGAAAGTTGGATGCCTATGAAGCTGAACGTTCCTACGAGAGGTATCAAGGTCAAAGAGCTGACTATCAAGAAGCATGGCGCCAACCTTATGATAATCGTTCAAATTATTATCAGGAGCCTGATTATGAGGATGTCAACCAGCTAACAGAGGAAGGTCTGCCTGTCTATCGAGAGGAAGCGCCTCAACTAAAACCTAAGCGAAAAAAGGTTCAAAGACGAGTGCCCCCTTCAGTAATATCGGAACCAAAGTCCAATCCGCATTCAACAAAGAAAACGCGACATAAGAAAAAAAGAAAACTCAAGAAGGTTGTTAAACTGGTATTCAGATGCTTGAGTCTTGGGATTGTGTTCTTAGTGCTAGCAATGGCCTATCAATTTTACAAAGGAACTGACCTTTCTGCTGCTGGTAACAATGGTAAAGCCTATCGACCGGCCTTAGTCGAAACCTTTAACGGTAAAGACACTAAGGATGGGGTGAATATCCTTATTTTGGGTTCTGACCAACGAGTCAGCCAAAAATCTACCGATGCCAGAACAGACTCTATTATAGTTGTCAATGTGGGCAATAAGGAAGGCAAAATCAAGATGGTAAGCTTTATGCGTGACACCTTGGTTAATATTAAGGGCGCTTCAGAGACAGACTATTCTCAGGATCTGAAACTCAATACTGCCTTCAATATTGGTGAGCAAAACAATCATCAAGGAGCAGAGCTTATGCGACAGACGCTCAAACGAAATTTTGACATTGATATCAAGTACTATGCCATGGTCGACTTTGAGACCTTTGCGACAGGTATTGATACCCTGTTCCCAGATGGCGTGAAAATCAATGCCAAATTCTCCACTATTGATGGTAAAAAAGTATCTTCGGTCCAAGTTCCAGATGATTTGAGGATGGACAAGGATGGGAATGTTCCGAATCAAACCATTAAAGTCGGTAAGCAACAGATGGATGGACGAACTCTTCTTAATTACGCTCGTTTCCGTAAGGACGATGAAGGGGATTATGGGCGTACCAAGCGTCAACAACAAGTGATGCAAGCTATTATGAAGCAAGTTAAAAATCCTATTAGTCTTTTCAAGGGTCCTGAGGCTTTAGGAAAAGTATACTCACTGACTTCAACCAATATGAGCATGACGGAAATGTTGGATTTGGGTCTTTCAAATGCTGGTAGTTTTAAACATGGGATCAATTCTCAAACCATTCCTTCAGATGGTGATTGGATTGACAGCTATGATTTATATGGTGGTCAAGGGATTGAAATTGATTTTGATAACTATCAGTCAAAATTAAAAGAACTAGGATTTAGATAA
- a CDS encoding carboxymuconolactone decarboxylase family protein yields the protein MPDITIHTIETAPEEVKDVLQTVKDANGGFIPNLIGLLANAPTALEAYRTVGEINRRNSLTPTEREVVQITAAVTNGCAFCVAGHTAFSIKQIQMAPQLLEALRNRTPIEDDPKLDTLAKFTIAVINTKGAVGDEAYNDFLEAGYTAQNALDVILGVSLASLCNYANNLAQTLINPELQEFA from the coding sequence ATGCCAGATATTACCATTCATACAATCGAAACTGCACCAGAAGAAGTTAAAGACGTCCTTCAAACAGTCAAAGATGCCAATGGGGGATTCATTCCAAACTTGATTGGTCTCCTTGCTAATGCGCCAACTGCGCTTGAAGCTTACCGTACTGTCGGTGAAATCAACCGTCGCAATTCATTGACACCAACTGAACGTGAGGTTGTTCAAATTACAGCTGCTGTTACTAACGGATGTGCCTTCTGTGTGGCAGGTCACACAGCCTTTTCAATCAAGCAAATCCAAATGGCACCTCAACTTTTGGAAGCCCTTCGTAACCGTACACCAATCGAAGACGATCCAAAACTTGATACCCTTGCTAAATTCACTATTGCCGTAATCAATACTAAAGGTGCTGTTGGTGACGAAGCCTACAATGACTTCTTGGAAGCTGGCTACACTGCTCAAAATGCCCTTGACGTTATCTTGGGTGTCAGCCTTGCTAGCTTGTGTAACTACGCTAACAATCTCGCACAAACACTGATTAACCCTGAACTTCAAGAATTCGCTTAA
- a CDS encoding acyl-CoA dehydrogenase family protein: MSRFSKEFLTWLDTNADHIDQESGPIADQLLEKIAENDVFKIGVPAEFNGLGGGPTHVVDVLNELAQHSLTASFISWGHRTFIEYILASDNAYPRETWLKELYTGERAGGTGLSNAVKFLSDIEELNVTISQEGDGYYLYGRLPWVTNLRSDKFAALFAADFKDGSQPWIITIPSEAEGLSRSEDLEFVSLQGANTASLTFDHVKLDPNWVLSKEGADYIAKTRPNFLGFQFGLAFGLAQRSLDEVEASLNSNRSVLREEFEATRGNLLAIQDQLFAGLNDANYFIEKPRELFQLRIDIVDVVANSLLLELQASGGRGYLKESESSFIRRWNEGVFLPIVSPSAVQLRHILAAS; the protein is encoded by the coding sequence ATGTCACGTTTTTCAAAAGAATTCCTTACTTGGTTGGACACCAACGCTGACCATATTGACCAAGAGTCTGGACCAATTGCGGACCAACTTCTTGAAAAAATTGCTGAAAACGACGTCTTTAAGATCGGCGTACCTGCTGAGTTTAATGGCCTAGGTGGTGGTCCTACTCACGTTGTTGATGTGCTTAATGAATTGGCACAACACTCTTTGACAGCTTCCTTTATTTCTTGGGGACACCGTACTTTCATCGAGTATATCTTAGCTAGCGACAATGCTTACCCTCGTGAAACATGGTTGAAAGAATTATATACCGGTGAGCGTGCTGGTGGTACCGGTTTGTCTAACGCCGTCAAATTCTTATCTGATATTGAAGAATTGAATGTTACTATCAGCCAAGAAGGTGATGGCTACTATCTCTATGGTCGTTTGCCTTGGGTAACTAACCTTCGTTCTGATAAATTCGCTGCTCTCTTTGCTGCTGACTTTAAAGACGGTAGCCAACCTTGGATTATCACCATTCCATCTGAAGCTGAAGGCCTCAGCCGTTCTGAAGATTTGGAATTTGTTTCCCTTCAAGGTGCTAACACTGCCTCTCTTACTTTTGATCACGTTAAGTTAGATCCTAATTGGGTCCTTTCAAAAGAAGGTGCAGACTATATTGCCAAAACACGTCCGAACTTCCTTGGTTTCCAATTTGGTCTTGCCTTTGGTTTGGCACAACGTTCTCTTGATGAGGTTGAAGCTAGTCTAAACAGTAACCGTAGCGTTCTTCGTGAGGAATTTGAAGCAACACGTGGAAATCTTCTTGCTATTCAAGACCAACTCTTTGCGGGTCTTAATGATGCTAATTATTTCATTGAAAAACCACGTGAACTTTTCCAATTGCGTATCGATATTGTCGACGTCGTAGCCAACAGCCTGCTCCTCGAACTTCAGGCTAGTGGTGGTCGTGGCTATTTGAAAGAATCAGAGTCAAGCTTTATCCGTCGTTGGAATGAAGGCGTCTTCCTTCCAATTGTATCTCCGAGTGCGGTACAGCTTCGTCACATTCTTGCAGCTAGCTAG
- a CDS encoding transcriptional regulator, producing MYDDRFLVKPFKSAIAYMPNAKYESPYDGANEMLLVDDVDNKNYLTGLFNAMYDELPAPKPKK from the coding sequence ATTTATGATGATAGATTTTTAGTGAAGCCTTTTAAATCTGCAATAGCATATATGCCAAATGCAAAGTACGAGTCACCATATGATGGAGCAAATGAAATGCTGTTGGTAGATGATGTTGACAACAAAAATTATTTAACTGGCTTATTCAATGCAATGTATGATGAATTACCTGCACCTAAACCAAAGAAATGA